ACTTGTGCGTGTGTTTCTTCAATCAGCTTAACGGTAGCTTTTGCAGTACCTCCAGTAGCTAGTAAATCGTCTACAATTAATACTCTATCACTTTCTTTGAAAGCATCTTTGTGAATCTCTAGACTATCACTACCATATTCAAGGTCATAGCTAACACTGTAGGTTTCTCTAGGAAGCTTACCAGGCTTTCTAACTGGTACAAATCCTACTCCTAAAACTTCTGCTAAAGCTACTCCAAATATAAATCCTCTACTTTCCGTTCCTGCTATTATAGTTGGTTTTATATTTCTTCTTTGTAACTCTTTTGCCATCTCTTGGGCTGTCACTCTTAAACCCTGTGGCTCAGCTAAAAGCGGTGTAATATCTCTAAATGTGATACCAGCTTTAGGAAAATCTGGCACAGCCATAATCTTACTTTTTATAAATTCCAAACTCATCTGAGAATACCTTAAGAAAAACAATAGAAAGGCTAAACTTGAAGAAGGATTCTAGTTGGATCCTCAAGTAATTCTTTAATCATCTTTAAAAACTTAACTGATGTACTACCATCAATAATTCTATGATCATAAGATAGTGCCAAATACATTATAGGACGGATTTTTATCTCTCCATTAATTACAACTGGACGCTCTACTATATTATGCATTCCCAAAATCGCACTCTGTGGTGAGTTAATGATTGGTGTAGATAACATAGAGCCATAAGTACCACCGTTAGTAATAGTAAACGTACCACCTTTCATATCATCTAAACTTAATTTACCATCACGCCCCTTAATTGCCTTATCAAGCACATCAGCCTCTAATTCAGCTAAAGATTTTGTATCAGTATCTCTTAACACAGGCACAACAAGTCCTCTATCTGTGCCTACTGCAATACCTATATCAAAATAATTATGGTAAATAATTTCATCACCATCTATAGAAGCGTTCACGTCTGGGAATTTTTTAAGAGCTTCTGTAGCTGCCTTGATAAAAAAAGACATAAAGCCAAGTTTAGTGTCATGCTCTTTTAAAAACATATCTTTATATTTATTTCTAAGTTCCATTACAGCACTCATATCTACTTCATTAAAAGTAGTTAAAATAGCATTTGTATGTTGAACTTCAACAAGCCTATTTGCTATAGTCTGGCGTAGACGAGTCATCTTAACTCTCTTTTCAAACCTTGAACCTTGAGCAATCACTGGCTGAGAGCTATTTTGAGAACTATTTGATATAGTAGCTGCTTTTTTAACGTCTTCTGACGTAATACGTCCTTTTTTACCTGTACCCTGTATACCCGCAGCCGACTCTAAATTACTTGAGTTAAACGCTTTACGTGCTGATGGAACCAAATGTGGAGCAGTTGTATTATTTACAGACTCAGACTTAGTTTCCTTAGACGCTACAGCTATCGAAGAGGCGCCTTCTACAATCTTAGCTATAGTTTGTGCTGATAAAACAGTATCTCCAGCACCTTTTATTATTTTAACCAATGTACCACTTACAACTGCAGGAACCTCTAAAACAACTTTATCGGTTTCAATTTCTGCCAGAATATCACCTTCTGCTACCACATCGCCCTCTTTTTTATGCCATTCAGAAACTGTACCATCAGCTACTGATTCTGGGAAAACCGGTGCTTTAACATCAACTTCTGCACCAGAAGAAACTGGAACTTGGTTTTTGGCTCCTTGAGTAGAAGATTCTTCTTTGCTAGAAACAGCCTTTCCATCTATATCTATATTAGCAAGGGTTTCTTCTGATAATACAATATCACCAGCCTGCTTTTTGATATTTTTTAAAACACCAGAAGTTGTAGCAGGAACCTCTAAAACAACTTTATCAGTTTCAATCTCAGCCACTATCTCACCTTCTTTCACGAAATCACCTTCTTTTTTATGCCATTGCGCCAAGGTTCCATCTGCTACTGATTCTGGAAACATAGGTACTTTTAACTCTAACATTATTTACTCCTAGTAATAAATTTAAAATTTATATTTCTAAAGCTTTATTAACAATTTCTTCCTGCTGTTTCACATACATCGCATGGTAGCCTACAGCAGGAGTTGAAGATCTTTCTCTAGCTACACACAACAATTTTTGGTCATCTCCAAGAATTTTTTCAATAAAATGCCTTACATGGTACCAAGCCCCCTTGTTTTGTGGCTCTTCTTGTAACCAAATAATTTTCTTAGCATTTTTATATTTCTTAAATATTTCTTCCAACTTCTCATTAGGAACAGGGTAAAGCTCTTCTATTCTAACTACTGCTGTATCTGCATAAACGTCTTGCTTTTTAAGCATAAGATCATAATAAACCTTACCGTTACATAAAATCAGTTTTTTAACTTCACCTGCTTTTGCTTTTTTATCATCTATTACACTTTCAAAACATCCTGCTGAAAGCTCCTCTAAATTTGAAACAGCCATAGGGTTTCTTAGTAAGCTTTTTGGAGTCATAACAATAAGAGGCTTTCTAAGAGGTCTAATAACTTGTCTTCTTAACAAATGATAAATCTGCGCAGGAGTCGTTGGTGTACAAACCTGCATGTTACCGTTAGCACAAGAACTTAAAAATCTTTCTAACCTTGCTGAAGAATGCTCAGCACCCGCTCCTTCTTGACCATGAGGTAAAAACAAAGTTAAACCTGACAATATCCCCCATTTCTCTTCTGCTGCAACCAAGAATTGGTCTATAACTACTTGAGCAGTGTTAACAAAATCACCAAACTGAGCCTCCCAAATTACTAATGCATCTGGACTATAACAACTATAGCCATACTCAAAACCTAATACACCATATTCAGAAAGTGTAGAGTCAATAATATCAAATCTAGCTTTTTCATTTATATGCTTAAGCGGTATATACTCCTTTATCGATGAGCTTGTGTTCATGTTCTTAACTACAGCATGACGATGTGAGAATGTCCCTCTACCACTATCTTCCCCTGAGATCCTGACTGTATGACCATCCTTAAGTAACGTTGCATACGCCAAAGATTCCGCGAATCCCCAGTTAATAGGAGTATCACCTTTTGCCATTTTAAGCCTATCAGCGATGGTTTTTTTAACCTGCATCTGAATATCAATTTCTTTAGGAACTTCACACATTTTATATGCCAAGTCTTTAAGTATCTTTTGCTCTATTGGATTGTAGGCATATTCAGTTTTTTGTTTACCTAAATAAGGAAGCCAGTCACAAACTTTTAGCTTATCTTTAACATTATTCCTATCAAGGATATCTACAGTAGTTTTTCCTTCATCCAACTTACTGCGGTATTGTGTATTTAATCTTGACACAAACTCTGTATTAACAACTCCCTGGCTTTGAAGCCTATCACTATAAATTTTCAAAGTTGTAGGAAGTCTTTTAATCACCTCATACATTCTTGGCTGAGTACCAGATGGCTCATCTGTTTCATTATGACCATTTCTACGATAACAAAGAATATCTATCACGACATCTTTATTAAATTTCATACGATACTCTAGAGCAATATTTGTAGCTCTAAGTACAGCCTCTGGATCGTCACCATTGACATGAAATATTGGTGCATCTACCATTTTAGCTATATCAGTAGAATAATTACTACTTCTATTAACACCGAACTTACTACTTGTAGTGAATCCAACTTGATTATTAATGACTATATGTACCGTACCACCAGTTCCATAAGCCTCTGTAAGAGAAAAACCAAAAGTTTCCATAACTACACCTTGTCCACAGAAAGCTGAATCCCCATGTATAAGTATAGGTACAACCTTATTATGAACATCACCCTCAAGCTTATTTTGAATCGCTTTTGCTGCCCCTTCTACTACAGGATCAACAGCTTCAAGATGCGAAGGGTTAAATGCCAATGCTACTTTAGCTTCTTTACCATCAATACTACGGTAGTTTGAGTAACCCATATGATACTTAACATCTCCAGATAAACTCTTTCCGCTTTGCTTACCCTCAAACTCCTCAAACAATTCTTTTGGATTTTTGCCAAGTATATTGACCAAAACGTTAAGTCTACCTCTATGAGCCATACCAAGCTGTATAAACCGAGTTGAATGTCTAGATACAGATTTTTCGATAATATGCTGTAGAGCTGGAATCATTGATTCTCCGCCTTCCAATCCAAATCTCTTCTGGCCTACATATCTAACAGCCAAATATTTTTCCAAACCTTCTGCTGCAACTAACTGTTGCAATATCCATTTTTTTTCTTCTACAGAAACTGGCGTGTTTGACTCTATCTGCTGCTGCAACCATTTTTTTTCTTCTTTGCTGTCAATATACATATATTCGTAACCGATACTAGCTTCATATATTGACTTAAGGTTACTAATTAGGTTTTCTATTGATTGCTCTTTATTTTGTGTTAAAACACCTAAATTAATAGACTGTTGGAGTTCTTGAGCATCCAATCCATGAGTTTTTGGATCTAAATCAGGATCCCTATCTTTTTTTAAAAGCCCAAGAGGATCAATATTGGCAGACTTATAAGCATAAAACCTATAAGCATTAACTAAAGACTTTATTTTATATGTTATTTCATTTCCACCAACAGCTGCCATACTGCTAGCATTAACTTTATTTTTAGCTAAATACTTAAACTCTTCTAGAACATCTCTATGAACTTCATCTGTTGCACTAGCTACTGAATCAAAAAAAGATAACCATTCTGGGTCTATCCCATCATGATTGCCTGCAATATAGTCATCATAAATTGACTCTAAATACTCCAAGTTACCGCCAAAGAACTGCGTTGTTTCCAGCCATTGGTTAAAATTTGGTTGGTTTTTTCTCATATACCCACCTGATCTTAGGTTTACTATTTATACACTCTTTTTCAATAAAGCTGACCTAATCTTACCTATTGCTTCTGTTGGATTTAATCCTTTTGGACACACAGAAACACAATTCATAATAGTTCTACACCTAAATAAACTAAAAGGATCCTTCAAAGCTTCTAACCTTTCTTCAGTAGCTGAATCCCTGGAGTCAGCTATAAACCTATAAGCTTGTAAAAGCCCTGACGGACCAATAAATTTGTCAGGATTCCACCAAAATGATGGACAAGAAGTAGTACAACACGCACACAAGATACATTCATACAGCCCATCAAGCTTAGCTCTATCCTCTGGCGATTGTAGCCTTTCTTTGGCAGGAGCCTCTTCGTCGTTTATCAAGTAAGGCTTTACTTTTTCATAGTTTTTGTAGAATTGTTTCATATCTACAATCAAATCCCTAACAACAGGTAATCCAGGTAAAGGGTTCACCTTAATAGGCTGCTTTAACTCTCCAACAGAGGTAATACATGCCAAACGATTCTTACCGTTGATATTCATACCATCAGAACCGCAAACTCCTTCTCTACATGACCTTCTCATAGCAAGGGTTGGATCTTGTTCTTTGATAAGCTCTAAAGCTGTCAAAACTTTTACGCCTTCATTTTCAACCGTTACAGTATACTCATCGTAGTAAGGTTTCTTATCTGTTTCCGGATTATATCTGTAAATTTTAAATCTTACGTCCATTATATTAAATCCTTGTATTAATATTTACGTTCTGCTGGTTGAAAGGCTTTTACTTTTGTTGGAGACATATTAACTTCACGAGAAGATGTTCTATCTCCATCCAAGAAATATAGTGTATGTTTCATCCAATTCTCATCATCTCTTTCTGGATAATCAACTCTTGAGTGCGCGCCTCGAGATTCTTTTCTCTCTATAGCCAGCTTAGCCGTTGCAATGGCTGTCAACATTAAGTTATCTAGCTCTAATGCTTCAATCCTAGTCATATTAAATATTCTACTATTATCTTCTAAAACAGCATCATCCAGTCTTTGTCTTAACTTAAGAAGCTTATCAAAGCCTTCTTTCATTGTAGTTTCTTGTCTAAATACCGAAAAATATTGTTGCATAGTTTGTTGCAACTCTTTTCTCAATACGGAAATTTTTTCTTTGCAACCTCTTTGCTCAGAAGTATCCCATTTTCTAATCCTATCAGTAGCTTTTTCTATATTTTCGACTGAAGTTTTTTTGATGGCCATGCCAGATTTTAAGCTTTCTTCGGCATGCATTCCTGCAGCCCTACCAAATACAACCAAATCTAATAATGAATTACTCCCCAACCTATTAGCCCCATGAACAGATACTGAAGCACATTCACCAACAGCATATAATCCACCAATAACCTTATCTTCACCGTTTTCTTGAGTAATAACTTGTCCATATTTATTAGTTGGTATGCCACCCATCTGATAGTGACAAGTTGGCACAACAGGGATAGGCTTTTCAACAGGATCCACACCTGCGAAAGTTTTTGCTAACTCTCTAACTGTAGGAAGCCTTTCATCAATAACATCCTCCCCAAGATGAGTAAGGTCTAACCATACACAACTAGAACCACTAAAAGTATCCCCACGACCTTCCATAATTTCCTGCTGAGATGCTCGTGATACAACATCTCGACAAGCCAAGTCTTTAGCGTTAGGAGCATATCTTTCCATAAATCTTTCCCCATCTTTATTACGTAAGATACCACCCTCTCCACGACAACCTTCCGTAACCAAAACACCAGCTCCAGCAATACCAGTAGGATGAAATTGCCAAAACTCCATATCTTGAAGAGGCAAGCCAGCTCTTAAAGCCAAGCCCATCCCATCACCTGTATTTATATATGCATTAGTGCTAGATTCATAAATACGACCTGCTCCGCCTGTTGCAAGGATTGTTATCTTTGATTGAAGAAACACTGTCTCACCAGTTTCTATACAAAGAGCTATAACACCGGAGATACTACCATCATCAGCTTTGACAAGATCTACCGCAAACCATTCGGTATAAAAATTAGTATTATGCTTTAAGTTCCCCTGATATAAGGTATGCAAAAGCGCATGCCCTGTTCTATCTGAAGCTGCACATGTTCTTTTAGCTTGGTTTGCTGGATCAAAATTTCTAGACATGCCCCCAAACGCACGCTGATAAATCTTACCATTTTCTAAACGCGAAAATGGCATACCCATATGTTCTAACTCAATAATTGATTGAGGTGCATGCTCACACATATACTCAATGGCATCTTGATCACCAATATAATCAGAACCCTTAACAGTATCATACATATGCCACTTCCAATCATCAGATGGAAGGTCATCTTCAAACTGAATATTACCTAAAGCTGCAGCAATACCGCCTTGAGCTGCCACAGTATGAGATCTTGTTGGAAAGACTTTCGAAACAACCGCAGTCTTAAATCCTGATTGCGATAACTGAAACGCAGCTCTAAGTCCAGCGCCACCAGCACCAACAACGATCGCGTCAAATTCTTGTGTAGCTATACTCATAAAAACAACCTCTTAATAGAAAAATAAAATCGCAAATAACCAAAAAAAACAAAATACATAAACCAAAATAAAACTTAGCATAACGACCGCTGAAGTCCATGCACATTTAATATAGTCGCCACAGATAATCCAAAGACCAACCCAAGCATGTAAGAAAATTGATAAATATGCCATCAAAGTTAGAATTCTAAGAAATATGCCATCTGTAAACAAGCCGTGCCAACTGTCATAATTAAGTGCTCCAGCATGAGATAAACATAAAGCTTTTATAAGTATGTAGGCAAAGTAAACAGCAATAATAACAGCTGTAACTCGCTGCACAAAAAAGTCTTTAACACCTGAAGATGTAAGCGAAATTACAGCCATAAAAAGTACCCCCAAAAAACCGCTGATAAAATACCCAAAACAATCGTTATAAATGAAGTTAACTTAGCAATCTTCATACTCTCACCGAAGCCCATATCCATAATCATATGCCTAATACCAGCATATACATGATAAGTCAAAGCTGACAAGAAAACCCAAAAAAATAAGCTAACCCACCCCTTTGTCAAAATTGACACAGTCTGCTCATAACCATTTGGCCCAGCTAAAGAATAGTTCATTCCAACCACTGCTAATGGAATAGCTACTATAAGGATCACACCTGTTATACGGTGCAATATTGAGCTTATAGCCGTAATAGGAAAGTTATAGGATTTTATTGACATCAGATCAATATTTGTTATTTTTTTCATGCTCGATATTCCTCCGAAGCAACTTCACACCAAAACCAAAGTGAATTCACGTTCTTAACCTCTTTATGATATATTTTTGTAAGA
Above is a window of Allofrancisella inopinata DNA encoding:
- a CDS encoding succinate dehydrogenase iron-sulfur subunit: MDVRFKIYRYNPETDKKPYYDEYTVTVENEGVKVLTALELIKEQDPTLAMRRSCREGVCGSDGMNINGKNRLACITSVGELKQPIKVNPLPGLPVVRDLIVDMKQFYKNYEKVKPYLINDEEAPAKERLQSPEDRAKLDGLYECILCACCTTSCPSFWWNPDKFIGPSGLLQAYRFIADSRDSATEERLEALKDPFSLFRCRTIMNCVSVCPKGLNPTEAIGKIRSALLKKSV
- the sdhC gene encoding succinate dehydrogenase, cytochrome b556 subunit, whose amino-acid sequence is MKKITNIDLMSIKSYNFPITAISSILHRITGVILIVAIPLAVVGMNYSLAGPNGYEQTVSILTKGWVSLFFWVFLSALTYHVYAGIRHMIMDMGFGESMKIAKLTSFITIVLGILSAVFWGYFLWL
- a CDS encoding 2-oxoglutarate dehydrogenase E1 component, producing MRKNQPNFNQWLETTQFFGGNLEYLESIYDDYIAGNHDGIDPEWLSFFDSVASATDEVHRDVLEEFKYLAKNKVNASSMAAVGGNEITYKIKSLVNAYRFYAYKSANIDPLGLLKKDRDPDLDPKTHGLDAQELQQSINLGVLTQNKEQSIENLISNLKSIYEASIGYEYMYIDSKEEKKWLQQQIESNTPVSVEEKKWILQQLVAAEGLEKYLAVRYVGQKRFGLEGGESMIPALQHIIEKSVSRHSTRFIQLGMAHRGRLNVLVNILGKNPKELFEEFEGKQSGKSLSGDVKYHMGYSNYRSIDGKEAKVALAFNPSHLEAVDPVVEGAAKAIQNKLEGDVHNKVVPILIHGDSAFCGQGVVMETFGFSLTEAYGTGGTVHIVINNQVGFTTSSKFGVNRSSNYSTDIAKMVDAPIFHVNGDDPEAVLRATNIALEYRMKFNKDVVIDILCYRRNGHNETDEPSGTQPRMYEVIKRLPTTLKIYSDRLQSQGVVNTEFVSRLNTQYRSKLDEGKTTVDILDRNNVKDKLKVCDWLPYLGKQKTEYAYNPIEQKILKDLAYKMCEVPKEIDIQMQVKKTIADRLKMAKGDTPINWGFAESLAYATLLKDGHTVRISGEDSGRGTFSHRHAVVKNMNTSSSIKEYIPLKHINEKARFDIIDSTLSEYGVLGFEYGYSCYSPDALVIWEAQFGDFVNTAQVVIDQFLVAAEEKWGILSGLTLFLPHGQEGAGAEHSSARLERFLSSCANGNMQVCTPTTPAQIYHLLRRQVIRPLRKPLIVMTPKSLLRNPMAVSNLEELSAGCFESVIDDKKAKAGEVKKLILCNGKVYYDLMLKKQDVYADTAVVRIEELYPVPNEKLEEIFKKYKNAKKIIWLQEEPQNKGAWYHVRHFIEKILGDDQKLLCVARERSSTPAVGYHAMYVKQQEEIVNKALEI
- a CDS encoding adenine phosphoribosyltransferase; amino-acid sequence: MSLEFIKSKIMAVPDFPKAGITFRDITPLLAEPQGLRVTAQEMAKELQRRNIKPTIIAGTESRGFIFGVALAEVLGVGFVPVRKPGKLPRETYSVSYDLEYGSDSLEIHKDAFKESDRVLIVDDLLATGGTAKATVKLIEETHAQVAALIFVMELKGLGGRDVLDGYNVSALLEF
- the sdhD gene encoding succinate dehydrogenase, hydrophobic membrane anchor protein produces the protein MGVLFMAVISLTSSGVKDFFVQRVTAVIIAVYFAYILIKALCLSHAGALNYDSWHGLFTDGIFLRILTLMAYLSIFLHAWVGLWIICGDYIKCAWTSAVVMLSFILVYVFCFFWLFAILFFY
- the odhB gene encoding 2-oxoglutarate dehydrogenase complex dihydrolipoyllysine-residue succinyltransferase — its product is MLELKVPMFPESVADGTLAQWHKKEGDFVKEGEIVAEIETDKVVLEVPATTSGVLKNIKKQAGDIVLSEETLANIDIDGKAVSSKEESSTQGAKNQVPVSSGAEVDVKAPVFPESVADGTVSEWHKKEGDVVAEGDILAEIETDKVVLEVPAVVSGTLVKIIKGAGDTVLSAQTIAKIVEGASSIAVASKETKSESVNNTTAPHLVPSARKAFNSSNLESAAGIQGTGKKGRITSEDVKKAATISNSSQNSSQPVIAQGSRFEKRVKMTRLRQTIANRLVEVQHTNAILTTFNEVDMSAVMELRNKYKDMFLKEHDTKLGFMSFFIKAATEALKKFPDVNASIDGDEIIYHNYFDIGIAVGTDRGLVVPVLRDTDTKSLAELEADVLDKAIKGRDGKLSLDDMKGGTFTITNGGTYGSMLSTPIINSPQSAILGMHNIVERPVVINGEIKIRPIMYLALSYDHRIIDGSTSVKFLKMIKELLEDPTRILLQV
- the sdhA gene encoding succinate dehydrogenase flavoprotein subunit, with amino-acid sequence MSIATQEFDAIVVGAGGAGLRAAFQLSQSGFKTAVVSKVFPTRSHTVAAQGGIAAALGNIQFEDDLPSDDWKWHMYDTVKGSDYIGDQDAIEYMCEHAPQSIIELEHMGMPFSRLENGKIYQRAFGGMSRNFDPANQAKRTCAASDRTGHALLHTLYQGNLKHNTNFYTEWFAVDLVKADDGSISGVIALCIETGETVFLQSKITILATGGAGRIYESSTNAYINTGDGMGLALRAGLPLQDMEFWQFHPTGIAGAGVLVTEGCRGEGGILRNKDGERFMERYAPNAKDLACRDVVSRASQQEIMEGRGDTFSGSSCVWLDLTHLGEDVIDERLPTVRELAKTFAGVDPVEKPIPVVPTCHYQMGGIPTNKYGQVITQENGEDKVIGGLYAVGECASVSVHGANRLGSNSLLDLVVFGRAAGMHAEESLKSGMAIKKTSVENIEKATDRIRKWDTSEQRGCKEKISVLRKELQQTMQQYFSVFRQETTMKEGFDKLLKLRQRLDDAVLEDNSRIFNMTRIEALELDNLMLTAIATAKLAIERKESRGAHSRVDYPERDDENWMKHTLYFLDGDRTSSREVNMSPTKVKAFQPAERKY